From the genome of Alcanivorax sp.:
CGTCCCAACATCGTGGTATTCCGCGGCGGCTTCCATGGCCGCACCATGGGGGCGGCCTCGCTGACCACCTCCAACAACAAGGTGCGCACCGGCTGGGCGCCCTTGATGGCCGGCGTTTCCGTGGCCCCCTTTCCCCACGCCTACCGCTATGGCTGGGACGAAGACACGGCAGTGGATTTCTGCCTGAAAGAGCTGGACCACCTGATGATCACCGAGTGCAATCCCAAGGATACCGCCGCCATGATCATCGAGCCGGTGCAGGGTGAATACGGTTACTACCCTGCCCCGAAACGCTTCATGGAGGGCCTGCAGGCACGCTGCAAGGAACACGGCATCCTGCTGATCGTGGATGAAATCCAGGCCGGTTACGGACGCACTGGCAAGTTCTGGAGCCATGAACACAGCGGCGTCAGTGGCGACATCCTGATCACCGCCAAGGGCCTGGCCAGTGGTTACCCGCTGTCTGCCATTGCTGCCAGCAAGGAACTGATGGAACACGGCTACCCCGGTTCCCAGGGCGGCACCTATGGCGCCAACGTGGTGGCCTGTGCCGCTGCACTTGCCACACTGGATGTGATCGAAGAGGAACAGCTGGTAGCACGGGCGGACAAACTGGGCAACCAGCTTGTCAGCCAGCTGGAAGGGCTCAAGGCGGAGCACGATTGCATCGACGAGATCCGAGGTGCCGGTCTGATGCTGGGCGTGGAAATGGTCAGTGCCCCGCATACCCCGGATGGCGACCGTGCCGCGCGCATACTCAAACATTGCGAGCAGAACGGCATGCTGATGCTTCGCTGCGGCAGCCACGGCCAGGTGGTTCGCTGGCTACCGCCGCTCACCGTCACCGAAGCGGAAATGGAACAGGCCGTCAGCCTGTTCGAAGCCGCGCTGAAAGAGACCTGAGTTAAAAGTTGAAAGTTTAAAGTTCAAAAGCGCGCCCGGATGCCCGCTGTAATTAAGGCGTCCGTGGCCGCGCCCACCTCTAGTTGAGCGCGGGCATGGCCCCTGAGATAGAGATAAGCCCTCCCGCGCCTTTCAACTTTAAACTTTGAACTTTCAACTCAACCAAGGAGTTTTAATGACACAACCCACCATCACCGTGCTGCTCGCAGAAGACGAACCCAGCCTGCCCGGTCTGGATTCCCTTTCCGGACAGGCCGAGGTGCGTGAGGCGCGGACCCGTGCCGAGCTGGAAGCGGCGCTGCCCGTCAGCGACGTTCTGGTGGTAACAGATTTCCGCACCGAGATGTTGGCTGAGGTCTGGCCGGAGAACTGTCCGGTGCGCTGGGTACACGCTACCAGTGCCGGGGTGGATGCCCTGATGATTGATCCGATTCGCCACAGCGACATCGTGGTCACCAATGCCCGCGGCATTTTCGACCGTGGTATTGCCGAATACGTGCTTGGCGCCCTGCTGATGTTTGCCAAGGACACCCTCACCAACCTTTCCCTGATGAAGGAACACCGCTGGCAGCATCGGGAAACCGCGCTGCTGCGAGGCACGCGTGCCGTGGTGGTCGGTGCCGGGTCCATTGGCCGCGAAGTCGCCACCCTGCTGGGCGCACTGGGCGTCAGCGTCGCGGGAACGGCCCGCAATGAAAGGGAGGATGCCGCCTTTGAAAAAGTGCATGCCCAGCAGGATCTCCCCGCACTGCTAGCCGATGCTGACCACGTGATCATTACCGCCCCACTAACCCCGGATACCGAAGGCCTGTTCGATGCAGACCAGTTCCTGCGCATGAAACCCGGCGCGGTGCTGGTCAACGTGGGGCGAGGCCCCATTGTCGAAACTGGCGCGCTGCTTGCAGCGCTTCAGAGTGGCCGCCTGGGCGGCGCCGCGCTGGATGTGTTCGAAGAAGAACCCCTGCGTGCCGATCATCCACTATGGGACGAGCCCAACGTGATGATTTCCGCCCACATGGCCGGTGACTTCATCGGCTGGCGGGCGGCACTGGGGCAACAATTTGTCGATAACTTTCAACGCTGGCAGAACGGGGACAAGTTGAATAACCCCGTCAGCAAGGAACATGGCTATGTAAGTAACGCTTGAAGCCAGACGCCGGATGCCTGACACGGCAAACCTGCGCCGGCTTCTGACTCCAAGCGACGAGCGTCAAACCAGGAGGTACGCCGATGAGCAAGGAACTACTGACCATGAGTGCCCAGGCACTCAAAGCCGCTTACCAGACCGGAGCTCTGTCGCCGGTGGAAGTCTGCTCCAGCCT
Proteins encoded in this window:
- a CDS encoding aspartate aminotransferase family protein — protein: MSHLSPLLVQSSGICAERGEGSWLYDKDGTRWLDFTSGIGVTATGHCHPKVVAAAQEQVAKLVHAQYATVKHPNMLALTDRLYSHLPKHMDAVAFSNSGSESVEAAFRLARQATGRPNIVVFRGGFHGRTMGAASLTTSNNKVRTGWAPLMAGVSVAPFPHAYRYGWDEDTAVDFCLKELDHLMITECNPKDTAAMIIEPVQGEYGYYPAPKRFMEGLQARCKEHGILLIVDEIQAGYGRTGKFWSHEHSGVSGDILITAKGLASGYPLSAIAASKELMEHGYPGSQGGTYGANVVACAAALATLDVIEEEQLVARADKLGNQLVSQLEGLKAEHDCIDEIRGAGLMLGVEMVSAPHTPDGDRAARILKHCEQNGMLMLRCGSHGQVVRWLPPLTVTEAEMEQAVSLFEAALKET
- a CDS encoding D-2-hydroxyacid dehydrogenase, giving the protein MTQPTITVLLAEDEPSLPGLDSLSGQAEVREARTRAELEAALPVSDVLVVTDFRTEMLAEVWPENCPVRWVHATSAGVDALMIDPIRHSDIVVTNARGIFDRGIAEYVLGALLMFAKDTLTNLSLMKEHRWQHRETALLRGTRAVVVGAGSIGREVATLLGALGVSVAGTARNEREDAAFEKVHAQQDLPALLADADHVIITAPLTPDTEGLFDADQFLRMKPGAVLVNVGRGPIVETGALLAALQSGRLGGAALDVFEEEPLRADHPLWDEPNVMISAHMAGDFIGWRAALGQQFVDNFQRWQNGDKLNNPVSKEHGYVSNA